Proteins encoded within one genomic window of Cytophagales bacterium:
- a CDS encoding CPBP family intramembrane glutamic endopeptidase, which yields MAKLKEEWQIAIQYIRKPYESSLAEVEESNIVEKISRLFYILLLDLLCMLPLVGVMGFIEQMEIVDLDDHALKAMLEQYPIWAIAGLVILVGPFFEELIFRLHLNRRWNLIAGLSEWFTIANKRVLREEAAALVKVKWDRFFGLFFYLNAVAFALVHMTNFQAIDVPVWVIPLIVLPQFVAGLYFGYIRVKNGGMFWSFALHALHNAVLLAPVLLFEMPAT from the coding sequence ATGGCCAAGCTAAAGGAGGAGTGGCAAATTGCCATTCAATACATCAGGAAGCCGTATGAATCTTCGTTGGCAGAAGTAGAGGAGTCCAATATTGTCGAGAAAATTAGCAGGCTTTTTTATATCCTGTTGCTGGACCTGCTATGCATGCTTCCTTTGGTGGGAGTGATGGGTTTCATCGAGCAAATGGAGATTGTTGATCTGGACGATCATGCCCTAAAAGCGATGTTAGAGCAATATCCTATTTGGGCCATTGCAGGGTTGGTCATATTGGTAGGACCATTTTTCGAAGAATTGATCTTTCGATTGCATTTGAATCGTCGATGGAATCTGATCGCTGGCCTTTCTGAGTGGTTTACCATCGCCAACAAAAGGGTCTTACGTGAAGAAGCGGCCGCATTGGTTAAAGTAAAATGGGATCGTTTTTTTGGCTTGTTTTTTTATCTAAACGCCGTTGCCTTTGCATTGGTCCACATGACGAACTTCCAGGCTATTGACGTGCCGGTTTGGGTGATCCCGCTGATTGTTTTACCACAGTTCGTTGCAGGTCTTTATTTTGGGTATATCCGTGTCAAAAATGGGGGTATGTTTTGGTCCTTTGCCTTGCATGCTCTACATAATGCCGTATTACTGGCTCCTGTTTTGTTGTTCGAGATGCCTGCCACTTAA
- a CDS encoding zinc-dependent peptidase yields MSTFSFFGAMVLIFILVSKRYYLGIAIPGIVVPISPTQRGILKEHFDFYNKLPPKSKKVFERRLASFIASKNFIPRDLDGITEEMRVLIAATAIQLAFGLIKINFRYFKYIIIYPEAFYSTAGQNYHYGEVNPRQKAIVLSWRNFISGLIVKDGRNLGLHEMAHALRLENVVQNGESNFLDQESLDAWEEAAEKEIMRIRNNEKSFFRDYAGTNHAEFFAVAVENFFERPAEFKVYNQHLYHQMRVLLNQDPMLLDRI; encoded by the coding sequence ATGAGCACCTTTTCCTTTTTCGGGGCAATGGTGCTCATTTTCATTCTCGTCTCCAAACGCTACTACCTCGGGATAGCCATCCCCGGTATTGTTGTACCCATTTCTCCGACTCAGCGAGGTATCCTCAAGGAGCACTTTGATTTCTACAACAAGCTTCCGCCGAAATCAAAGAAGGTTTTTGAACGTCGATTGGCTTCCTTCATTGCCTCCAAGAATTTTATTCCGAGGGACCTGGATGGCATCACCGAGGAGATGCGGGTTTTGATTGCTGCAACCGCAATCCAGCTTGCTTTTGGGTTAATCAAAATCAACTTCCGATATTTCAAGTACATCATCATCTACCCCGAAGCTTTTTACAGCACCGCCGGACAGAATTATCATTATGGGGAAGTAAACCCCAGACAAAAAGCCATTGTGCTGTCGTGGAGGAATTTTATTTCCGGGCTTATCGTGAAAGATGGCAGGAATCTGGGGCTACATGAAATGGCCCATGCCTTACGACTGGAAAATGTGGTACAAAATGGGGAATCCAATTTTCTTGATCAGGAATCTTTAGACGCCTGGGAGGAAGCCGCAGAAAAGGAGATCATGCGTATTCGTAACAACGAAAAGAGCTTTTTTCGTGATTATGCAGGCACGAATCATGCGGAATTTTTCGCAGTAGCAGTAGAGAATTTCTTTGAACGTCCTGCTGAATTCAAGGTTTACAATCAGCATTTGTATCATCAGATGCGGGTGTTATTGAATCAGGATCCGATGTTGCTGGATCGAATATGA